One genomic region from Ornithinimicrobium flavum encodes:
- a CDS encoding FMN reductase, which yields MSRRLVVLSAGLSQPSSTRLLADRIADAVSAQVTARGEALEVEVVEVRELAHDLATMMTTGGMPTPALVRARDLVSSADGLVAVTPVFTASYSGLFKMFVDALDPEALGGMPVLVAATAGTERHQLVLDHALRPLFGYLRAVVVPTGVFAATSDFGGEGADALGRRIARAGSELAALMVSESGAVAGFTPGAEDLTSPRRRSGNDLPEEVPDFEMLLGRLGQ from the coding sequence GTGAGCCGCCGCCTGGTCGTCCTCTCCGCCGGCCTGTCCCAGCCCAGCTCCACCCGTCTGCTCGCCGACCGCATCGCCGACGCCGTCTCCGCCCAGGTGACGGCCCGCGGGGAGGCGCTGGAGGTGGAGGTGGTCGAGGTGCGCGAGCTCGCCCACGACCTCGCGACCATGATGACCACGGGAGGTATGCCGACCCCCGCCCTGGTCCGCGCGCGCGACCTCGTGTCGTCCGCCGACGGGCTGGTGGCGGTGACCCCCGTGTTCACGGCCAGCTACTCGGGCCTGTTCAAGATGTTCGTGGACGCGCTGGACCCCGAGGCGCTGGGCGGCATGCCCGTCCTCGTCGCGGCCACCGCGGGCACCGAGCGCCATCAGCTGGTGCTCGACCACGCGCTGCGACCGCTGTTCGGCTACCTGCGGGCGGTGGTCGTCCCCACCGGGGTCTTCGCCGCCACCTCCGACTTCGGCGGCGAGGGCGCGGACGCCCTGGGTCGCAGGATCGCGCGGGCGGGGTCCGAGCTGGCCGCGCTCATGGTGAGCGAGTCGGGCGCGGTGGCGGGGTTCACGCCCGGCGCCGAGGACCTGACGTCCCCGCGCCGACGCTCGGGCAACGACCTGCCCGAGGAGGTTCCGGACTTCGAGATGCTGCTGGGCCGCCTCGGTCAGTGA
- a CDS encoding LLM class flavin-dependent oxidoreductase: MQFGIFSVGDVTTDPMTGRTPSDGERIDAITAIALKAEEVGLDVFATGQHHNPPFTVSSPTTHLAFIAAQTERLILSTATTLITTTDPVRIAEDYAFLQHVSKGRNDLMMGRGNTGPVYPWFGKDIRQGIPMAIENYHLLRRLWREEVVDWQGKFRTPLQGFTSTPRPLDGTPPFVWHGSIRSTEIAEQAAYYGDGFFHNNIFWNMEHTAQMVRLYRRRFEHYGHGSADQAIVGLGGQVYMAATEAEAKRVFRPYFDNAPVYGHGPSLEQFTSATPLTVGTPEMVIERTLGFADAVGDYQRQLFLVDHAGQPLEMVLEQIEILGRDVVPVLRREFEARRPAHVPSDPPTHRSLVAAGPDAPHHLVAPARRQEVSA; this comes from the coding sequence ATGCAGTTCGGCATCTTCAGCGTCGGTGACGTGACCACGGACCCGATGACGGGCCGCACCCCGTCCGACGGCGAGCGCATCGACGCCATCACCGCTATCGCGCTCAAGGCCGAGGAGGTGGGTCTCGACGTCTTCGCCACCGGCCAGCACCACAACCCGCCGTTCACGGTGTCCTCGCCCACGACCCACCTGGCCTTCATCGCCGCGCAGACGGAGCGGCTGATCCTGTCCACCGCGACCACGCTCATCACGACGACCGACCCGGTCCGCATCGCCGAGGACTACGCCTTCCTCCAGCACGTCTCCAAGGGTCGCAACGACCTCATGATGGGCCGCGGCAACACCGGCCCGGTCTACCCGTGGTTCGGCAAGGACATCCGCCAGGGCATCCCGATGGCGATCGAGAACTACCACCTGCTCCGCCGCCTGTGGCGCGAGGAGGTCGTGGACTGGCAGGGCAAGTTCCGTACTCCCCTGCAGGGATTCACCTCCACGCCCCGACCGCTGGACGGCACCCCGCCCTTCGTGTGGCACGGGTCGATCCGGTCCACCGAGATCGCCGAGCAGGCCGCCTACTACGGGGACGGCTTCTTCCACAACAACATCTTCTGGAACATGGAGCACACCGCCCAGATGGTGCGCCTCTACCGGCGCCGCTTCGAGCACTACGGCCACGGCTCCGCCGACCAGGCGATCGTGGGGCTCGGTGGCCAGGTCTACATGGCCGCCACCGAGGCGGAGGCCAAGAGGGTCTTCCGGCCCTACTTCGACAACGCTCCGGTCTACGGGCACGGGCCGAGCCTGGAGCAGTTCACCAGCGCGACGCCGCTGACGGTCGGGACGCCCGAGATGGTCATCGAGCGCACCCTAGGATTCGCCGACGCCGTGGGCGACTACCAGCGCCAGCTCTTCCTCGTCGACCACGCCGGCCAGCCGCTGGAGATGGTGCTCGAGCAGATCGAGATCCTCGGTCGCGACGTCGTGCCCGTGCTGCGCCGCGAGTTCGAGGCCCGCCGCCCGGCGCACGTCCCCAGCGACCCGCCCACGCACCGATCCCTGGTCGCTGCGGGGCCCGACGCGCCGCACCACCTCGTTGCCCCGGCCCGCCGGCAGGAGGTCAGCGCGTGA
- a CDS encoding CPBP family intramembrane glutamic endopeptidase translates to MTSLEHRPAPRGPERDRRPTFERPVTGTDLLLTLASFLVTTALTALLLLGLVVAGAPLDTAIVLALTTGVVLWLGGIAWALRRRGWTWDDLGLGPVGERTSRAMLWQVPLAWLTTIVLTAVVGALLLDPSESNAVASTQAALNLGPAALVGLAVAVVGIGPFVEEIIFRRVLLGWLEARTGVLLALVGQAVLFAVLHVLPQAMVLTFFLGLATGILARRHRSLWPAVALHATNNAVALLAVATTLR, encoded by the coding sequence ATGACCTCGCTGGAGCACCGCCCCGCCCCGCGCGGCCCCGAGCGCGACCGACGGCCGACGTTCGAGCGTCCTGTCACGGGCACCGACCTGCTCCTGACCCTGGCCTCCTTCCTGGTCACCACCGCGCTGACCGCGCTGCTCCTCCTCGGCCTCGTCGTGGCGGGGGCACCCCTGGACACGGCGATCGTGCTGGCGCTGACGACCGGGGTCGTCCTCTGGCTGGGAGGGATCGCCTGGGCCCTGCGGCGTCGCGGCTGGACCTGGGACGACCTGGGCCTGGGGCCCGTGGGGGAGCGCACCTCCCGGGCGATGCTCTGGCAGGTGCCGCTGGCCTGGCTCACCACCATCGTCCTCACGGCCGTCGTCGGTGCGCTGCTCCTGGACCCGTCGGAGAGCAACGCCGTCGCCTCGACGCAGGCGGCGCTCAACCTCGGCCCCGCGGCCCTGGTCGGCCTGGCGGTGGCGGTGGTCGGGATCGGCCCCTTCGTCGAGGAGATCATCTTCCGGCGGGTCCTGCTGGGCTGGCTCGAGGCCCGCACCGGCGTCCTGCTCGCGCTCGTGGGTCAGGCCGTGCTCTTCGCGGTGCTCCACGTCCTCCCGCAGGCGATGGTGCTCACCTTCTTCCTGGGCCTGGCGACCGGGATCCTCGCCCGCCGGCACCGCTCGCTGTGGCCCGCGGTGGCGCTGCACGCCACGAACAACGCCGTCGCGCTGCTGGCGGTGGCGACGACGCTGCGCTGA
- a CDS encoding ankyrin repeat domain-containing protein → MRPEPPEAVGEAAEGTVDQAVELAHALFDLARAGDTDRLAAYVDAGAPVDLTDPQGNTLLMLGAYHGHASTVRALAERGADVDRLNDRGQSPLAGAVFKGEGEVVAVLLEHGADPDAGRPTARETAQLFGRGDLLP, encoded by the coding sequence GTGCGGCCCGAGCCGCCGGAGGCGGTCGGGGAGGCCGCCGAGGGCACCGTCGACCAGGCCGTCGAGCTGGCCCACGCCCTCTTCGACCTCGCCCGCGCGGGGGACACCGACCGCCTCGCCGCCTACGTCGACGCCGGGGCTCCCGTCGACCTCACGGACCCCCAGGGCAACACCCTGCTCATGCTCGGGGCCTACCACGGCCACGCGTCCACGGTCCGGGCCCTGGCCGAGCGGGGTGCGGACGTCGACCGGCTCAACGACCGGGGTCAGTCCCCGCTCGCCGGCGCGGTCTTCAAGGGCGAGGGCGAGGTGGTGGCCGTCCTGCTCGAGCACGGGGCAGACCCCGACGCCGGCCGGCCGACCGCGCGGGAGACGGCGCAGCTGTTCGGCCGGGGCGACCTCCTGCCCTGA
- a CDS encoding HEAT repeat domain-containing protein: MTTETPLQEALRAALSPDHQVRQRGALRLGSLADRSVAGDLVALLVSEPDAFVRETLTWAVVAQAPATVPHLLAALAGEDPSRAHVLHALSKIQDPAAVEHVLPLADDPHPAVAPKAWWVLGRTGHDDSAAALVAHLGRHEDDERRLGLIRALEQLGAPAVPGLAAALSAEDPRVRRHALEALVAVGEAAQGALPELVAVAEGPDRDLAMLALEALAPLDAPEVDDVLTRMREGGSRWLATVADWLISDRASRRSAPRATRTRRPGGDPGAATQER, from the coding sequence GTGACGACCGAGACGCCGCTGCAGGAGGCCCTGCGCGCCGCCCTGTCCCCCGACCACCAGGTGCGCCAGCGCGGCGCCCTGCGCCTCGGCTCCCTCGCCGACCGGAGCGTGGCCGGCGACCTCGTGGCCCTCCTGGTCTCCGAGCCGGACGCCTTCGTCCGCGAGACGCTGACCTGGGCGGTCGTCGCGCAGGCCCCGGCGACCGTCCCGCACCTGCTCGCGGCCCTGGCGGGGGAGGACCCGTCCCGGGCCCACGTCCTGCACGCGCTGAGCAAGATCCAGGACCCGGCCGCCGTGGAGCACGTGCTCCCGCTCGCCGACGACCCCCACCCGGCCGTGGCCCCCAAGGCGTGGTGGGTGCTGGGCCGCACCGGCCACGACGACTCGGCGGCCGCCCTCGTGGCCCACCTCGGTCGGCACGAGGACGACGAGCGCCGGCTCGGCCTCATCCGCGCCCTGGAGCAGCTCGGCGCCCCGGCGGTGCCCGGTCTCGCCGCCGCGCTGTCCGCCGAGGACCCGCGTGTGCGCCGCCACGCGCTGGAGGCGCTCGTCGCCGTGGGGGAGGCCGCGCAGGGCGCCCTCCCCGAGCTGGTCGCCGTCGCGGAGGGCCCGGACCGCGACCTCGCGATGCTGGCGCTGGAGGCGCTGGCTCCCCTCGACGCCCCCGAGGTCGACGACGTCCTCACCCGGATGCGGGAGGGCGGGAGCCGGTGGCTGGCGACGGTGGCGGACTGGCTGATCTCCGACCGGGCCTCCCGCCGATCGGCCCCCAGAGCGACCCGGACGCGGCGACCCGGAGGCGACCCCGGCGCGGCGACCCAGGAGAGGTGA
- a CDS encoding AAA family ATPase has translation MYSTVAVSGYRSLRDVVLPLGRLTVVTGPNGSGKSSVYRALRLLAACGRGEVVGALAREGGLESALWAGPESLDQARRGYAVEGTTRKERVAVRLGVGGASGELSYLVDLGIPVQSGHTVFNRDPEVKRESVWTGPVMRPATLAARRRHASVEVRDEQGGWAPVPVRVPPWASALTEVVDPLAAPELWAVREALRSWRFYDGFRVDAGSPSRRAQVGTRTWALAEDGSDLGAALQTISEDAPGALDEAVADAFDGARLSVAVTDGLFDVELHQPGMLRPLRSAELSDGTLRYLLWLAALLTPVPPRLMALNEPETSLHPSLVAPLARAVARASTRSQVVVVTHSAALVQALTEAVGGDDPREVEAGPGEVVPMRLVELTKDLGETVVVGQGMLTTPPWEWGRR, from the coding sequence ATGTACTCCACCGTCGCCGTCAGCGGCTACCGCTCGTTGCGCGACGTGGTGCTGCCGCTGGGCCGTCTCACCGTGGTCACCGGCCCGAACGGCTCGGGCAAGAGCAGCGTCTACCGCGCGCTGCGGCTGCTCGCGGCGTGCGGCCGCGGCGAGGTGGTCGGTGCCCTCGCGCGTGAGGGCGGGCTGGAGTCGGCGCTGTGGGCGGGCCCGGAGTCGCTGGACCAGGCCCGCCGGGGGTATGCCGTGGAGGGCACGACGCGCAAGGAGCGCGTCGCCGTCCGGCTCGGGGTGGGCGGGGCGAGCGGTGAGCTGTCCTACCTGGTGGACCTCGGCATTCCCGTCCAGTCCGGGCACACCGTCTTCAACCGCGACCCGGAGGTCAAGCGCGAGTCGGTGTGGACCGGCCCGGTGATGCGGCCGGCCACCCTCGCGGCACGGCGCAGGCACGCCTCCGTCGAGGTCCGGGACGAGCAGGGGGGCTGGGCCCCGGTGCCGGTCCGGGTGCCGCCCTGGGCGAGCGCCCTCACCGAGGTGGTCGACCCGCTGGCCGCCCCGGAGCTGTGGGCCGTCCGGGAGGCGTTGCGGTCGTGGCGCTTCTACGACGGCTTCCGGGTCGACGCCGGGTCGCCGAGCCGCCGGGCGCAGGTCGGCACCCGCACCTGGGCCCTGGCCGAGGACGGCTCGGACCTGGGGGCGGCGCTGCAGACCATCTCCGAGGACGCGCCGGGCGCCCTCGACGAGGCGGTGGCGGACGCCTTCGACGGCGCCCGGCTGTCGGTGGCCGTGACCGACGGGCTGTTCGACGTCGAGCTGCACCAGCCCGGGATGCTCCGGCCGCTGCGCTCGGCCGAGCTGTCCGACGGCACCCTGCGCTACCTGTTGTGGCTGGCCGCGCTCCTCACCCCCGTGCCGCCCCGGCTCATGGCCCTCAACGAGCCCGAGACCAGCCTGCACCCCTCGCTCGTCGCGCCGCTGGCCCGCGCGGTGGCCCGGGCCTCGACCCGGAGCCAGGTCGTCGTCGTCACCCACTCCGCGGCGCTGGTGCAGGCCCTCACCGAGGCCGTCGGCGGGGACGACCCGCGCGAGGTCGAGGCCGGGCCCGGCGAGGTCGTGCCGATGCGCCTGGTGGAGCTGACCAAGGACCTCGGGGAGACGGTCGTCGTCGGGCAGGGGATGCTCACGACCCCGCCGTGGGAGTGGGGCCGACGCTGA
- a CDS encoding SGNH/GDSL hydrolase family protein, whose product MPAALALTPDLVSLSAGGNDVLRPRVSLRSVMDRLEDAVEQIHATGADVMLFTAPNVEWASLVNRIHPRMVEYTAELWAVGQRTGAFVVDIYTLRSLRDPRMWGEDRIHLSSEGHARVAAQALWTLGLPFEVRDWAEPLEPAPPLGRFESVRADRQWVALHLRPWIRRRLRGESSGDGRGAKRPDVLPVTPPPSREQAP is encoded by the coding sequence CTGCCGGCGGCCCTGGCGCTGACCCCTGACCTGGTCAGCCTCTCCGCCGGCGGCAACGACGTGCTCCGGCCGCGCGTCTCCCTGCGCAGCGTCATGGACCGCCTCGAGGACGCGGTGGAGCAGATCCACGCCACCGGCGCCGACGTGATGCTCTTCACCGCCCCGAACGTCGAGTGGGCCTCGCTGGTCAACCGGATCCACCCCCGGATGGTGGAGTACACCGCCGAGCTGTGGGCCGTGGGGCAGCGGACGGGCGCCTTCGTCGTCGACATCTACACCCTGCGCTCGCTGCGCGACCCCCGGATGTGGGGCGAGGACCGGATCCACCTGTCCTCCGAGGGCCACGCCCGGGTCGCGGCGCAGGCCCTGTGGACGCTTGGTCTGCCCTTCGAGGTGCGGGACTGGGCGGAGCCGCTGGAGCCCGCGCCGCCGCTGGGGCGCTTCGAGTCGGTGCGGGCGGACCGGCAGTGGGTGGCTCTGCACCTGCGGCCCTGGATCCGCCGCCGTCTGCGCGGCGAGAGCTCCGGCGACGGCCGGGGGGCCAAGCGGCCCGACGTGCTCCCGGTCACCCCGCCCCCGTCGCGGGAGCAGGCGCCCTAG
- a CDS encoding HU family DNA-binding protein — protein MSKKVIVEAVAREAGMTQAAADKVVSAVLDAIGAELANGNKVSFPGFGTFEVRERAARTGRNPQTGAELQIAASKAPAFKAGSKLKERVSG, from the coding sequence ATGAGCAAGAAGGTCATTGTCGAGGCTGTCGCCCGTGAGGCAGGCATGACTCAGGCTGCTGCCGACAAGGTCGTCAGTGCCGTCCTCGACGCCATCGGCGCCGAGCTGGCCAACGGCAACAAGGTCTCGTTCCCCGGCTTCGGCACCTTCGAGGTCCGCGAGCGCGCGGCCCGCACCGGCCGCAACCCGCAGACCGGCGCCGAGCTGCAGATCGCCGCGAGCAAGGCCCCGGCGTTCAAGGCCGGTTCCAAGCTGAAGGAGCGCGTCTCCGGCTGA
- a CDS encoding aminotransferase class I/II-fold pyridoxal phosphate-dependent enzyme encodes MPPSDLFVPQVASPEVPPAGTHGGDGPAVEAALGLAPGSLLDLSQNMNPVAPPVAPVVSRHLSALGHYPDDREARRVLAEALGVDPGRVLLTNGGSEAIHLVTTVLGGRVREEPEFGLHPRGSEGPVWRTDPHSPTGRLADPEERADVWDEAFYALATGRWTALGTPARDRVVVVGSLTKTFSCPGLRLGYVVVPERPVVAPDGTSLDPEDLRARLLQAQPHWPVSALALAALPDLLAEADLPGWSARIRQLRRELVSILEGVGLQVQTADAPWVLLHEPGLRERLAPRGVLVRDCASFGLPGVARMAVPDSPGLDRVATALARA; translated from the coding sequence GTGCCCCCGTCCGACCTTTTCGTTCCCCAGGTGGCGTCCCCCGAGGTGCCCCCGGCCGGCACCCACGGAGGGGACGGACCGGCGGTGGAGGCGGCCCTGGGTCTGGCCCCCGGAAGCCTGCTGGACCTCTCGCAGAACATGAACCCGGTCGCCCCTCCCGTCGCCCCGGTGGTCTCGCGGCACCTGTCGGCGCTGGGGCACTACCCCGACGACCGCGAGGCGAGGCGCGTCCTGGCCGAGGCACTCGGCGTCGACCCTGGCAGGGTCCTCCTGACAAACGGGGGCAGCGAGGCGATCCACCTCGTCACCACCGTGCTCGGTGGGCGGGTGCGCGAGGAGCCGGAGTTCGGGCTGCATCCCCGCGGCAGTGAGGGCCCGGTATGGCGTACCGACCCGCACTCCCCTACGGGCCGGCTTGCCGATCCAGAGGAGCGGGCCGACGTCTGGGACGAGGCGTTCTACGCCCTGGCGACCGGCAGGTGGACGGCGCTCGGGACGCCGGCCCGCGACCGGGTGGTGGTGGTGGGTTCGCTGACCAAGACCTTCTCCTGCCCGGGGCTGCGCCTGGGCTACGTCGTGGTGCCGGAACGCCCGGTCGTCGCCCCGGACGGTACCTCGCTGGACCCCGAGGACCTGCGGGCACGCCTGCTCCAGGCCCAGCCGCACTGGCCGGTCTCCGCCCTGGCGCTGGCCGCACTGCCGGATCTGCTGGCTGAGGCGGACCTCCCCGGCTGGTCGGCCCGGATCAGGCAGCTGCGGCGGGAACTCGTGAGCATCCTGGAGGGCGTCGGGCTGCAGGTGCAGACGGCGGACGCCCCGTGGGTGCTGCTGCACGAGCCGGGCCTGCGCGAGCGGCTCGCCCCCCGGGGGGTGCTGGTCCGGGACTGCGCCAGTTTCGGTCTCCCCGGCGTCGCCCGGATGGCGGTCCCCGACTCACCGGGGCTGGACCGGGTCGCCACCGCTCTCGCACGGGCCTGA
- a CDS encoding ABC transporter substrate-binding protein, whose amino-acid sequence MSTPAPFTRSRAVAAALALSLALAACGGDGNDSDAPTTDATTEDTAAADTAADTAADTAENTARGDEAAAGDFPVTVDAENGEVTIESRPERIISLSPSATEILFAIGAGDQVIAVDPFSTYPEDAPVTDLSGYDPNVEAIVGYDPDLVVIANDSNDLVASLEALDIPVMANSAPADIEGGYDAVAALGMATGQIDGAARVVEQMRTEMEEAFAAAPEDQEIRVYHELDDTFFSASSNSFIGSVYEQMGAVNIADEADADGTGYPQLTEEAVVEADPELIVITDQVTYTAEDVANRPGWSEISAVKNGNIVVVDADIASRWGPRLPQLVETVAEAMNSVSVPAGR is encoded by the coding sequence ATGAGCACACCTGCCCCCTTCACCCGTTCCCGCGCCGTCGCCGCGGCGCTGGCCCTGAGCCTGGCTCTTGCCGCCTGCGGTGGTGACGGCAACGACAGCGACGCCCCCACGACGGACGCCACCACCGAGGATACGGCGGCTGCGGACACGGCAGCAGACACCGCTGCAGACACGGCGGAGAACACGGCCAGGGGAGACGAGGCTGCGGCCGGCGACTTCCCGGTCACCGTCGACGCCGAGAACGGCGAGGTGACGATCGAGTCCCGCCCCGAGCGGATCATCTCCCTCTCCCCGTCCGCCACCGAGATCCTCTTCGCCATCGGCGCCGGGGACCAGGTCATCGCCGTCGACCCGTTCTCGACCTACCCCGAGGACGCCCCGGTGACCGACCTGTCCGGGTACGACCCGAACGTGGAGGCTATCGTCGGCTACGACCCCGACCTGGTGGTCATCGCCAACGACTCCAACGACCTGGTCGCCTCGCTCGAGGCCCTGGACATCCCGGTCATGGCCAACTCGGCCCCCGCCGACATCGAGGGCGGCTACGACGCCGTCGCCGCGCTCGGCATGGCCACCGGCCAGATCGACGGTGCCGCCAGGGTCGTGGAGCAGATGCGCACCGAGATGGAGGAGGCCTTCGCCGCCGCGCCGGAGGACCAGGAGATCCGGGTCTACCACGAGCTGGACGACACCTTCTTCTCCGCGAGCAGCAACAGCTTCATCGGCTCGGTCTACGAGCAGATGGGTGCGGTGAACATCGCCGACGAGGCGGATGCGGACGGCACCGGCTACCCCCAGCTGACCGAGGAGGCCGTCGTCGAGGCCGACCCGGAGCTCATCGTCATCACCGACCAGGTGACCTACACCGCCGAGGACGTCGCGAACCGTCCCGGCTGGTCGGAGATCTCGGCCGTCAAGAACGGCAACATCGTGGTGGTCGACGCCGACATCGCCTCCCGCTGGGGCCCCCGCCTGCCCCAGCTGGTGGAGACCGTCGCCGAGGCGATGAACTCGGTGTCCGTGCCGGCCGGCCGCTGA
- a CDS encoding FecCD family ABC transporter permease, whose amino-acid sequence MRSRTPTPEAQRAPDALEASVARAFRRPVAALLGCVALLVLAILASASQGAAGLPVEGVVRSLVGAVPGLDVEQTLTTQQEQVLWQIRLPRTMLAALVGGSLAVAGAGYQGVFRNPLADPYLLGVSAGAGLGAVLALGFGLDLSWGPIDALPMAAFLGAVLAVIGSVLVARASFRDPATLLLAGVAMAALFSASQTYALTRLDETRAREVLSWLFGRLATHGWQPVGMLVPYVVLAGAVLVLHARHLDVLRLGDDEARSLGLKPARSRLVVVTAATLITAAAVSVSGLIAFVGLVTPHVVRLLVGHSYRLIVPLSAVLGATFLAFVDIGARTLVAPAELPVGVITAFIGAPFFSFVLWRGKANP is encoded by the coding sequence ATGAGGTCGAGGACCCCCACCCCGGAGGCGCAGCGCGCGCCGGACGCCCTTGAGGCGTCCGTCGCGCGCGCCTTCCGCCGGCCCGTGGCCGCGCTGCTCGGTTGCGTGGCGCTGCTCGTGCTGGCCATCCTCGCCTCGGCGAGCCAGGGGGCGGCCGGGCTTCCCGTGGAGGGGGTGGTCCGCTCGCTCGTCGGGGCGGTGCCCGGGCTGGACGTCGAGCAGACGCTGACGACGCAGCAGGAGCAGGTGCTGTGGCAGATCCGTCTGCCGCGCACCATGCTGGCCGCGCTGGTCGGCGGCAGCCTGGCCGTCGCCGGCGCGGGCTACCAGGGGGTCTTCCGCAACCCGCTCGCCGACCCCTACCTGCTCGGCGTCTCGGCCGGAGCCGGGCTCGGCGCGGTCCTGGCCCTGGGGTTCGGTCTCGACCTGTCCTGGGGTCCGATCGACGCGCTGCCGATGGCGGCGTTCCTCGGCGCGGTCCTCGCGGTGATCGGGTCGGTGCTGGTGGCCCGCGCCTCCTTCCGCGACCCGGCGACGCTGCTGCTGGCCGGTGTCGCCATGGCCGCGCTCTTCTCCGCCTCCCAGACCTATGCCCTGACTCGGCTGGACGAGACCCGCGCCCGTGAGGTGCTGTCGTGGCTGTTCGGCCGGCTGGCCACGCACGGGTGGCAACCCGTCGGGATGCTGGTGCCGTACGTCGTGCTGGCCGGTGCGGTGCTGGTGCTTCACGCCCGGCACCTGGACGTGCTGCGGCTCGGTGACGACGAGGCCCGCTCGCTGGGGCTCAAGCCGGCCCGCTCCCGCCTGGTCGTGGTGACCGCCGCCACGCTGATCACCGCGGCCGCGGTCTCGGTCAGCGGGCTGATCGCGTTCGTCGGCCTGGTGACGCCGCACGTGGTGCGGCTGCTCGTCGGGCACTCCTACCGGCTCATCGTGCCGCTGTCGGCCGTCCTCGGCGCCACCTTCCTGGCCTTCGTGGACATCGGCGCCCGCACCCTGGTGGCCCCCGCCGAGCTGCCCGTCGGTGTCATCACCGCGTTCATCGGCGCACCTTTCTTCTCTTTCGTGCTGTGGAGAGGCAAGGCCAACCCGTGA
- a CDS encoding ABC transporter ATP-binding protein, with product MTPQPPVGAGAPTPLRPTHALRTHDVRVAFQGNEVVRGVDLELRAGEWLGLIGPNGSGKSTYLRSLLGLVPRTGTVELGDGLVPTPTDLSFMPQAPELPPGMTVVEYVLLGRTAHLGWLQAESTQDRQIVASVLRRLGLASFADREVRSLSGGEAQRVVIARALTQQAPVLLLDEPTSALDVGHSVEVLEMVDELRHQDGLTVIAAMHDLGMAARYADRLLLLEHGSPQALGVPEEVLDPDLLSRVYGHPIRVVELDGHLVVVPAPRPTRPTGGRHTAIDLESRRMEEIS from the coding sequence GTGACCCCTCAGCCACCCGTCGGGGCTGGTGCCCCCACCCCGCTGCGTCCCACGCACGCCCTCCGCACCCACGACGTCCGGGTCGCCTTCCAGGGCAACGAGGTCGTCCGCGGCGTCGACCTGGAGCTGCGCGCCGGGGAGTGGCTGGGCCTGATCGGACCCAACGGCTCGGGCAAGTCGACCTACCTGCGCAGCCTGCTCGGCCTGGTCCCGCGCACGGGCACCGTGGAGCTCGGTGACGGGCTGGTGCCCACCCCGACCGACCTGTCGTTCATGCCCCAGGCCCCGGAGCTGCCGCCGGGGATGACCGTCGTGGAGTACGTCCTGCTGGGCCGGACCGCCCACCTGGGCTGGCTGCAGGCGGAGTCGACGCAGGACCGCCAGATCGTCGCCAGCGTGCTGCGCCGGCTGGGGCTGGCCTCGTTCGCCGACCGAGAGGTGCGCAGCCTCTCTGGCGGCGAGGCGCAACGGGTGGTCATCGCCCGCGCGTTGACCCAGCAGGCCCCGGTCCTTCTCCTCGACGAGCCGACCAGCGCCCTGGACGTCGGCCACTCCGTGGAGGTCCTGGAGATGGTCGACGAGCTGCGCCACCAGGACGGGCTCACGGTGATCGCCGCCATGCACGACCTGGGGATGGCCGCCAGGTATGCCGACCGGCTCCTGCTCCTGGAGCACGGCAGCCCGCAGGCCCTCGGCGTCCCGGAGGAGGTTCTCGACCCTGACCTCCTGTCCCGCGTCTACGGCCACCCGATCCGGGTCGTCGAGCTGGACGGGCACCTGGTCGTGGTGCCCGCGCCTCGGCCGACCCGACCGACGGGCGGACGGCATACCGCCATCGACCTGGAGTCCCGACGCATGGAGGAGATCTCGTGA
- the cobO gene encoding cob(I)yrinic acid a,c-diamide adenosyltransferase: MSDHDQPRTERPYDRRELRSAPSLVLVNTGHGKGKSTAAFGTLLRSRARDWPTAVVQFLKSGKWRTGEEAMLRQLGVEWFSAGDGFSWESDYLDESRGKAVAAWAFSRRLIEAGQHRMVMLDEISYPMNWGWIDPDEVASVLRERPEDVSVFLTGREMPQAVVDVADTVTEMVKVKHPFEQGIRARRGIDY, translated from the coding sequence GTGAGCGACCACGACCAGCCCCGCACCGAGCGGCCCTACGACCGGCGCGAGCTGCGCTCGGCACCCTCGCTCGTGCTGGTGAACACCGGGCACGGCAAGGGCAAGTCCACCGCCGCCTTCGGCACCCTGCTGCGCAGTCGCGCACGCGACTGGCCCACGGCCGTGGTCCAGTTCCTCAAGTCCGGCAAATGGCGCACCGGCGAGGAGGCCATGCTGCGGCAGCTGGGCGTGGAGTGGTTCAGCGCCGGCGACGGCTTCTCCTGGGAGTCCGACTACCTCGACGAGAGCCGGGGCAAGGCCGTGGCCGCCTGGGCGTTCTCCCGCCGGCTCATCGAGGCCGGGCAGCACCGGATGGTGATGCTGGACGAGATCTCCTACCCGATGAACTGGGGCTGGATCGATCCCGACGAGGTTGCCTCGGTGCTGCGCGAGCGGCCGGAGGACGTCTCGGTCTTCCTGACCGGGCGCGAGATGCCGCAGGCCGTTGTCGACGTCGCCGACACGGTCACCGAGATGGTCAAGGTCAAGCACCCGTTCGAGCAGGGGATCCGCGCGCGGCGTGGCATCGACTACTGA